In Castor canadensis chromosome 11, mCasCan1.hap1v2, whole genome shotgun sequence, a single genomic region encodes these proteins:
- the Serpinf1 gene encoding pigment epithelium-derived factor translates to MQALVLLLWTGALLGQGSCQNVDSSHEGAPAPDSTGEPVEEEEDPFFKIPVNKLAAAVSNFGYDLYRLRSSTSPTANVLLSPLSVATALSALSLGAEQRTESTIHQTLYYDLISNPDIHSTYKELLATVTAPQKNFKSASRIVFERKLRIKSSFVAPLEKSYGTRPRILTGNPRMDLQEINNWVQAQMKGKIARSTREMPSDISILLLGVAYFKGQWMTKFDSQKTSLQDFHLDEERTVSVPMMSDPKAILRYGLDSDLSCKIAQLPLIGSMSIIFFLPLKATQNLTLIEESLTSEFIHDIDRELKAIHAVLTIPKLKLSYEGEVTKSLQEMKLQSLFETPDFSKITGKPVKLTQVEHRAGFEWNEDGAGTNPSPALQPARITFPLDYHLNQPFIFVLRDTDTGALLFIGKILDPRGI, encoded by the exons ATGCAGGCCCTCGTGCTACTCCTCTGGACCGGAGCCTTGCTTGGGCAGGGCAGCTGCCAGAATGTCGATAGCAGCCATGAG GGAGCCCCAGCCCCTGACAGCACGGGGGAgccagtggaggaggaggaggatcccTTCTTCAAGATCCCTGTGAATAAGCTGGCAGCTGCAGTTTCCAACTTTGGCTATGACCTGTACCGCCTGAGATCGAGCACAAGCCCCACTGCCAATGTGCTGCTCTCCCCACTCAGCGTGGCCACAGCCCTCTCTGCCCTCTCTTTGG GAGCTGAACAGCGAACAGAATCCACCATTCACCAGACTCTCTACTATGACTTGATCAGCAACCCCGACATCCACAGCACTTACAAGGAACTCCTTGCCACTGTCACTGCCCCCCAGAAGAACTTTAAGAGTGCTTCCCGGATTGTCTTTGAGAGGA AGTTGCGGATAAAATCCAGCTTTGTTGCACCGCTGGAAAAGTCGTACGGGACCAGGCCCAGAATTCTGACTGGCAACCCTCGCATGGACCTTCAGGAGATTAACAACTGGGTGCAGGCCCAGATGAAAGGGAAAATTGCCAGGTCCACCAGAGAAATGCCCAGTGACATTAGCATTCTCCTTCTTGGTGTGGCCTACTTCAAGG GGCAGTGGATGACAAAGTTTGACTCCCAAAAGACTTCCCTCCAGGATTTCCACTTGGATGAGGAGAGAACCGTGAGCGTTCCCATGATGTCAGACCCCAAGGCCATTTTACGATACGGCTTGGATTCTGATCTCAGCTGCAAG ATTGCTCAGCTGCCCCTGATCGGAAGCATGAGCATCATCTTCTTCCTGCCCCTGAAAGCAACCCAGAACTTGACATTGATAGAAGAGAGTCTTACCTCTGAATTCATTCATGACATAGATAGAGAACTGAAGGCTATCCATGCAGTCCTGACCATACCCAAGCTGAAGCTGAGTTATGAAGGCGAAGTTACCAAGTCCCTGCAGGAGATGA AGCTACAATCTTTGTTTGAGACCCCAGACTTCAGCAAGATCACAGGTAAACCTGTCAAGCTCACTCAAGTGGAACACAGGGCTGGTTTTGAGTGGAATGAGGATGGTGCAGGAACCAACCCCAGCCCAGCCCTCCAGCCAGCCCGCATCACCTTCCCCCTGGATTATCACCTTAATCAACCTTTCATCTTTGTACTGAGAGACACGGACACGGGGGCCCTTCTCTTCATAGGCAAGATTCTAGACCCCAGGGGCATTTAA
- the Smyd4 gene encoding SET and MYND domain-containing protein 4 isoform X3, with translation MCQALSLSLCCLLKIYSSMDLPVDEWKYYLLQKWSLLPKSIQLTISTAETLSDIFLHSSSLLQPEDEVFLKRLSRGYLVEKDPNAPLFYRKEGNKKFQKKDYTGAAVLYSKGVSHSRPNTEDISLCYANRSAALFHLGQYETCLEDIERAQMHGYPERLKPKMMLRKAECLVTLGRLQEAKQTISDLERNFTAKPTLEAPSCQILQRNLHHLKMKVQEKKTVPETFPGAVTKAFEDIDIREENKRISSASSSVGLCTDPVKGRYLVATKDILPGELLVKEDAFVIVLNPGEMPPLHHGLESKWDTRVTNGDLNCHRCLKHTLATVPCNGCSYAKYCSKECLQQAWELYHSSECAVGGLLLTLGVFCHVALRLTLLARFENIGKVIKKLCDEISNKDISLPESKNLVKTLGDSHGESEETGKIVEIPIPGCNINGKYENNYNAVFNLLPHTENHSPEHKFLCAISVSALCRQLEAASLLAFTPGLKSSKLKAAVATELCADLNIWGVAMLRHMLQLQCNAQAITTIQQTGSKESIITTSRQIRLATGIFPVVSLLNHSCRPNTSVSFTNTVATIRAAQQIGRGQEILHCYGPHESRMDVAERQQKLRSQYFFDCSCPACHTEKPKTAAGPSWEAFCCNGCGALMQGDAVLSCGSGSCTGSVSRDQLVCRLQHLQQQVGMAWKLLRNGKLEQAIQQLLGCRQDARSFLSAEHMMVGEIEDDLAQAYAALGDWQKSASHLQKSLQVVEARHGPSSVEMGHELFKLAQVLFNGHEVGGFVQPHTPAMMCCLPTLPKDTRPIDHEWEYLML, from the exons ACCTGAAGATGaggtgtttttaaaaagactttctaGAGGTTACTTGGTGGAAAAGGACCCCAACGCCCCCCTTTtctacagaaaagaaggaaacaaaaaattccagaaGAAGGATTACACAGGAGCGGCAGTGCTGTACTCTAAG GGAGTTTCTCATTCAAGGCCTAACACTGAGGACATTTCACTGTGCTATGCCAATCGCTCTGCAGCCCTCTTCCACCTGGGTCAGTATGAA aCATGTCTTGAAGACATTGAAAGAGCACAGATGCATGGGTATCCAGAAAGACTGAAACCCAAAATGATGTTGCGAAAGGCAGAATGCCTGGTGACCCTGGGGAGACTACAGGAGGCGAAGCAGACCATCAGTGATCTTGAGAGGAACTTCACTGCCAAACCAACCCTGGAAGCTCCCTCCTGTCAAATTCTGCAGAGAAACCTCCATCATCTGAAGATGAAGGTACAAGAAAAGAAGACTGTCCCAGAAACATTCCCAGGAGCTGTCACTAAAGCCTTTGAGGATATAGACATAAGGGAAGAGAACAAACGCATTTCCAGTGCATCATCATCTGTTGGCTTGTGCACAGACCCTGTAAAAGGCCGCTATCTGGTTGCCACAAAAGACATCCTCCCAGGAGAGCTCCTGGTAAAGGAGGACGCTTTTGTGATTGTCCTTAACCCAGGAGAAATGCCACCTCTGCATCATGGCTTAGAAAGCAAGTGGGATACTAGAGTTACCAATGGGGACCTCAACTGTCATCGATGTTTGAAGCACACTTTGGCCACAGTGCCCTGCAATGGATGCAGCTATGCCAAGTATTGCAGTAAAGAGTGTTTGCAGCAAGCCTGGGAGCTCTACCATAGCTCAGAGTGTGCTGTAGGGGGCCTGCTTCTCACACTGGGTGTCTTTTGCCATGTTGCCCTGAGGTTGACTCTGTTGGCTAGGTTTGAGAACATTGGTAAAGTTATAAAGAAGCTTTGTGATGAGATTAGTAACAAGGACATCTCTTTACCTGAAAGCAAGAATCTGGTCAAGACACTCGGTGACAGCCACGGGGAGAGTGAGGAAACTGGCAAAATAGTTGAGATCCCAATTCCTGGATGCAATATtaatggaaaatatgaaaataattacaaTGCTGTCTTCAACCTCTTGCCCCATACTGAAAACCATAGCCCAGAGCACAAATTCCTCTGTGCCATCAGTGTCTCTGCACTGTGCAGGCAGCTCGAAGCAGCCAGCTTGCTGGCCTTCACCCCAGGCCTGAAGTCCTCTAAGCTAAAAGCAGCAGTGGCTACTGAATTGTGTGCAGATTTGAATATTTGGGGAGTGGCCATGCTGCGACACATGTTACAGCTACAGTGCAATGCTCAGGCAATAACTACCATACAACAGACAG GGTCTAAAGAGAGCATCATTACCACCAGCAGGCAGATACGCCTTGCCACAGGCATCTTTCCTGTTGTCAGTCTCCTGAACCACTCCTGCAGGCCCAACACCAGCGTGTCTTTCACAAACACTGTCGCCACCATTCGGGCAGCACAGCAGATTGGAAGAGGGCAAGAGATTCTCCACTGCTATG GGCCTCATGAGAGCCGGATGGATGTTGCTGAAAGGCAGCAGAAGCTGAGGTCTCAGTACTTCTTTGACTGTAGCTGTCCAGCTTGCCACACTGAGAAGCCCAAAACAGCTGCAGGGCCCAGCTGGGAAGCCTTCTGTTGTAACGGTTGTGGCGCGCTCATGCAG GGAGATGCTGTGCTGAGCTGTGGCAGTGGATCTTGTACAGGATCCGTCAGCAGGGACCAGCTGGTCTGTCGGTTACAGCACCTTCAGCAACAGGTTGGGATGGCCTGGAAGCTTCTCAGAAATGGTAAACTAG AGCAAGCCATTCAGCAGTTGTTGGGATGCCGGCAAGATGCCAGAAGCTTCCTGTCGGCAGAGCACATGATGGTGGGGGAGATTGAGGATGACCTGGCCCAGGCCTATGCTGCCTTAG GGGACTGGCAAAAGTCTGCTAGCCATCTGCAGAAGAGTTTGCAAGTGGTTGAGGCCCGCCATGGGCCATCCAGTGTTGAAATGGGCCATGAGCTCTTCAAACTGGCCCAGGTCTTGTTCAATGG ccatgaAGTGGGTGGTTTTGTTCAACCAcatactcctgccatgatgtgctgcctccccACACTCCCAAAAGACACCAGGCCAATTGATCATGAATGGGAGTATCTAAtgctatga
- the Smyd4 gene encoding SET and MYND domain-containing protein 4 isoform X2, with product MDLPVDEWKYYLLQKWSLLPKSIQLTISTAETLSDIFLHSSSLLQPEDEVFLKRLSRGYLVEKDPNAPLFYRKEGNKKFQKKDYTGAAVLYSKGVSHSRPNTEDISLCYANRSAALFHLGQYETCLEDIERAQMHGYPERLKPKMMLRKAECLVTLGRLQEAKQTISDLERNFTAKPTLEAPSCQILQRNLHHLKMKVQEKKTVPETFPGAVTKAFEDIDIREENKRISSASSSVGLCTDPVKGRYLVATKDILPGELLVKEDAFVIVLNPGEMPPLHHGLESKWDTRVTNGDLNCHRCLKHTLATVPCNGCSYAKYCSKECLQQAWELYHSSECAVGGLLLTLGVFCHVALRLTLLARFENIGKVIKKLCDEISNKDISLPESKNLVKTLGDSHGESEETGKIVEIPIPGCNINGKYENNYNAVFNLLPHTENHSPEHKFLCAISVSALCRQLEAASLLAFTPGLKSSKLKAAVATELCADLNIWGVAMLRHMLQLQCNAQAITTIQQTGSKESIITTSRQIRLATGIFPVVSLLNHSCRPNTSVSFTNTVATIRAAQQIGRGQEILHCYGPHESRMDVAERQQKLRSQYFFDCSCPACHTEKPKTAAGPSWEAFCCNGCGALMQGDAVLSCGSGSCTGSVSRDQLVCRLQHLQQQVGMAWKLLRNGKLEQAIQQLLGCRQDARSFLSAEHMMVGEIEDDLAQAYAALGDWQKSASHLQKSLQVVEARHGPSSVEMGHELFKLAQVLFNGFAVPEALNTIQKAEKVLLVHCGPQSSEIQELQEMRSCLLDLPPTPVGPLVYCPTGREPWQMK from the exons ACCTGAAGATGaggtgtttttaaaaagactttctaGAGGTTACTTGGTGGAAAAGGACCCCAACGCCCCCCTTTtctacagaaaagaaggaaacaaaaaattccagaaGAAGGATTACACAGGAGCGGCAGTGCTGTACTCTAAG GGAGTTTCTCATTCAAGGCCTAACACTGAGGACATTTCACTGTGCTATGCCAATCGCTCTGCAGCCCTCTTCCACCTGGGTCAGTATGAA aCATGTCTTGAAGACATTGAAAGAGCACAGATGCATGGGTATCCAGAAAGACTGAAACCCAAAATGATGTTGCGAAAGGCAGAATGCCTGGTGACCCTGGGGAGACTACAGGAGGCGAAGCAGACCATCAGTGATCTTGAGAGGAACTTCACTGCCAAACCAACCCTGGAAGCTCCCTCCTGTCAAATTCTGCAGAGAAACCTCCATCATCTGAAGATGAAGGTACAAGAAAAGAAGACTGTCCCAGAAACATTCCCAGGAGCTGTCACTAAAGCCTTTGAGGATATAGACATAAGGGAAGAGAACAAACGCATTTCCAGTGCATCATCATCTGTTGGCTTGTGCACAGACCCTGTAAAAGGCCGCTATCTGGTTGCCACAAAAGACATCCTCCCAGGAGAGCTCCTGGTAAAGGAGGACGCTTTTGTGATTGTCCTTAACCCAGGAGAAATGCCACCTCTGCATCATGGCTTAGAAAGCAAGTGGGATACTAGAGTTACCAATGGGGACCTCAACTGTCATCGATGTTTGAAGCACACTTTGGCCACAGTGCCCTGCAATGGATGCAGCTATGCCAAGTATTGCAGTAAAGAGTGTTTGCAGCAAGCCTGGGAGCTCTACCATAGCTCAGAGTGTGCTGTAGGGGGCCTGCTTCTCACACTGGGTGTCTTTTGCCATGTTGCCCTGAGGTTGACTCTGTTGGCTAGGTTTGAGAACATTGGTAAAGTTATAAAGAAGCTTTGTGATGAGATTAGTAACAAGGACATCTCTTTACCTGAAAGCAAGAATCTGGTCAAGACACTCGGTGACAGCCACGGGGAGAGTGAGGAAACTGGCAAAATAGTTGAGATCCCAATTCCTGGATGCAATATtaatggaaaatatgaaaataattacaaTGCTGTCTTCAACCTCTTGCCCCATACTGAAAACCATAGCCCAGAGCACAAATTCCTCTGTGCCATCAGTGTCTCTGCACTGTGCAGGCAGCTCGAAGCAGCCAGCTTGCTGGCCTTCACCCCAGGCCTGAAGTCCTCTAAGCTAAAAGCAGCAGTGGCTACTGAATTGTGTGCAGATTTGAATATTTGGGGAGTGGCCATGCTGCGACACATGTTACAGCTACAGTGCAATGCTCAGGCAATAACTACCATACAACAGACAG GGTCTAAAGAGAGCATCATTACCACCAGCAGGCAGATACGCCTTGCCACAGGCATCTTTCCTGTTGTCAGTCTCCTGAACCACTCCTGCAGGCCCAACACCAGCGTGTCTTTCACAAACACTGTCGCCACCATTCGGGCAGCACAGCAGATTGGAAGAGGGCAAGAGATTCTCCACTGCTATG GGCCTCATGAGAGCCGGATGGATGTTGCTGAAAGGCAGCAGAAGCTGAGGTCTCAGTACTTCTTTGACTGTAGCTGTCCAGCTTGCCACACTGAGAAGCCCAAAACAGCTGCAGGGCCCAGCTGGGAAGCCTTCTGTTGTAACGGTTGTGGCGCGCTCATGCAG GGAGATGCTGTGCTGAGCTGTGGCAGTGGATCTTGTACAGGATCCGTCAGCAGGGACCAGCTGGTCTGTCGGTTACAGCACCTTCAGCAACAGGTTGGGATGGCCTGGAAGCTTCTCAGAAATGGTAAACTAG AGCAAGCCATTCAGCAGTTGTTGGGATGCCGGCAAGATGCCAGAAGCTTCCTGTCGGCAGAGCACATGATGGTGGGGGAGATTGAGGATGACCTGGCCCAGGCCTATGCTGCCTTAG GGGACTGGCAAAAGTCTGCTAGCCATCTGCAGAAGAGTTTGCAAGTGGTTGAGGCCCGCCATGGGCCATCCAGTGTTGAAATGGGCCATGAGCTCTTCAAACTGGCCCAGGTCTTGTTCAATGG GTTTGCAGTACCTGAAGCTCTGAATACCATACAGAAGGCAGAAAAGGTCTTATTGGTACACTGTGGCCCTCAGAGCAGCGAGATCCAAGAACTCCAAGAGATGAGGTCCTGTTTATTGGACTTGCCACCCACCCCTGTTGGGCCTTTGGTGTACTGCCCCACAGGAAGGGAGCCCTGGCAGATGAAGTGA
- the Smyd4 gene encoding SET and MYND domain-containing protein 4 isoform X4 gives MHGYPERLKPKMMLRKAECLVTLGRLQEAKQTISDLERNFTAKPTLEAPSCQILQRNLHHLKMKVQEKKTVPETFPGAVTKAFEDIDIREENKRISSASSSVGLCTDPVKGRYLVATKDILPGELLVKEDAFVIVLNPGEMPPLHHGLESKWDTRVTNGDLNCHRCLKHTLATVPCNGCSYAKYCSKECLQQAWELYHSSECAVGGLLLTLGVFCHVALRLTLLARFENIGKVIKKLCDEISNKDISLPESKNLVKTLGDSHGESEETGKIVEIPIPGCNINGKYENNYNAVFNLLPHTENHSPEHKFLCAISVSALCRQLEAASLLAFTPGLKSSKLKAAVATELCADLNIWGVAMLRHMLQLQCNAQAITTIQQTGSKESIITTSRQIRLATGIFPVVSLLNHSCRPNTSVSFTNTVATIRAAQQIGRGQEILHCYGPHESRMDVAERQQKLRSQYFFDCSCPACHTEKPKTAAGPSWEAFCCNGCGALMQGDAVLSCGSGSCTGSVSRDQLVCRLQHLQQQVGMAWKLLRNGKLEQAIQQLLGCRQDARSFLSAEHMMVGEIEDDLAQAYAALGDWQKSASHLQKSLQVVEARHGPSSVEMGHELFKLAQVLFNGFAVPEALNTIQKAEKVLLVHCGPQSSEIQELQEMRSCLLDLPPTPVGPLVYCPTGREPWQMK, from the exons ATGCATGGGTATCCAGAAAGACTGAAACCCAAAATGATGTTGCGAAAGGCAGAATGCCTGGTGACCCTGGGGAGACTACAGGAGGCGAAGCAGACCATCAGTGATCTTGAGAGGAACTTCACTGCCAAACCAACCCTGGAAGCTCCCTCCTGTCAAATTCTGCAGAGAAACCTCCATCATCTGAAGATGAAGGTACAAGAAAAGAAGACTGTCCCAGAAACATTCCCAGGAGCTGTCACTAAAGCCTTTGAGGATATAGACATAAGGGAAGAGAACAAACGCATTTCCAGTGCATCATCATCTGTTGGCTTGTGCACAGACCCTGTAAAAGGCCGCTATCTGGTTGCCACAAAAGACATCCTCCCAGGAGAGCTCCTGGTAAAGGAGGACGCTTTTGTGATTGTCCTTAACCCAGGAGAAATGCCACCTCTGCATCATGGCTTAGAAAGCAAGTGGGATACTAGAGTTACCAATGGGGACCTCAACTGTCATCGATGTTTGAAGCACACTTTGGCCACAGTGCCCTGCAATGGATGCAGCTATGCCAAGTATTGCAGTAAAGAGTGTTTGCAGCAAGCCTGGGAGCTCTACCATAGCTCAGAGTGTGCTGTAGGGGGCCTGCTTCTCACACTGGGTGTCTTTTGCCATGTTGCCCTGAGGTTGACTCTGTTGGCTAGGTTTGAGAACATTGGTAAAGTTATAAAGAAGCTTTGTGATGAGATTAGTAACAAGGACATCTCTTTACCTGAAAGCAAGAATCTGGTCAAGACACTCGGTGACAGCCACGGGGAGAGTGAGGAAACTGGCAAAATAGTTGAGATCCCAATTCCTGGATGCAATATtaatggaaaatatgaaaataattacaaTGCTGTCTTCAACCTCTTGCCCCATACTGAAAACCATAGCCCAGAGCACAAATTCCTCTGTGCCATCAGTGTCTCTGCACTGTGCAGGCAGCTCGAAGCAGCCAGCTTGCTGGCCTTCACCCCAGGCCTGAAGTCCTCTAAGCTAAAAGCAGCAGTGGCTACTGAATTGTGTGCAGATTTGAATATTTGGGGAGTGGCCATGCTGCGACACATGTTACAGCTACAGTGCAATGCTCAGGCAATAACTACCATACAACAGACAG GGTCTAAAGAGAGCATCATTACCACCAGCAGGCAGATACGCCTTGCCACAGGCATCTTTCCTGTTGTCAGTCTCCTGAACCACTCCTGCAGGCCCAACACCAGCGTGTCTTTCACAAACACTGTCGCCACCATTCGGGCAGCACAGCAGATTGGAAGAGGGCAAGAGATTCTCCACTGCTATG GGCCTCATGAGAGCCGGATGGATGTTGCTGAAAGGCAGCAGAAGCTGAGGTCTCAGTACTTCTTTGACTGTAGCTGTCCAGCTTGCCACACTGAGAAGCCCAAAACAGCTGCAGGGCCCAGCTGGGAAGCCTTCTGTTGTAACGGTTGTGGCGCGCTCATGCAG GGAGATGCTGTGCTGAGCTGTGGCAGTGGATCTTGTACAGGATCCGTCAGCAGGGACCAGCTGGTCTGTCGGTTACAGCACCTTCAGCAACAGGTTGGGATGGCCTGGAAGCTTCTCAGAAATGGTAAACTAG AGCAAGCCATTCAGCAGTTGTTGGGATGCCGGCAAGATGCCAGAAGCTTCCTGTCGGCAGAGCACATGATGGTGGGGGAGATTGAGGATGACCTGGCCCAGGCCTATGCTGCCTTAG GGGACTGGCAAAAGTCTGCTAGCCATCTGCAGAAGAGTTTGCAAGTGGTTGAGGCCCGCCATGGGCCATCCAGTGTTGAAATGGGCCATGAGCTCTTCAAACTGGCCCAGGTCTTGTTCAATGG GTTTGCAGTACCTGAAGCTCTGAATACCATACAGAAGGCAGAAAAGGTCTTATTGGTACACTGTGGCCCTCAGAGCAGCGAGATCCAAGAACTCCAAGAGATGAGGTCCTGTTTATTGGACTTGCCACCCACCCCTGTTGGGCCTTTGGTGTACTGCCCCACAGGAAGGGAGCCCTGGCAGATGAAGTGA
- the Smyd4 gene encoding SET and MYND domain-containing protein 4 isoform X1 → MCQALSLSLCCLLKIYSSMDLPVDEWKYYLLQKWSLLPKSIQLTISTAETLSDIFLHSSSLLQPEDEVFLKRLSRGYLVEKDPNAPLFYRKEGNKKFQKKDYTGAAVLYSKGVSHSRPNTEDISLCYANRSAALFHLGQYETCLEDIERAQMHGYPERLKPKMMLRKAECLVTLGRLQEAKQTISDLERNFTAKPTLEAPSCQILQRNLHHLKMKVQEKKTVPETFPGAVTKAFEDIDIREENKRISSASSSVGLCTDPVKGRYLVATKDILPGELLVKEDAFVIVLNPGEMPPLHHGLESKWDTRVTNGDLNCHRCLKHTLATVPCNGCSYAKYCSKECLQQAWELYHSSECAVGGLLLTLGVFCHVALRLTLLARFENIGKVIKKLCDEISNKDISLPESKNLVKTLGDSHGESEETGKIVEIPIPGCNINGKYENNYNAVFNLLPHTENHSPEHKFLCAISVSALCRQLEAASLLAFTPGLKSSKLKAAVATELCADLNIWGVAMLRHMLQLQCNAQAITTIQQTGSKESIITTSRQIRLATGIFPVVSLLNHSCRPNTSVSFTNTVATIRAAQQIGRGQEILHCYGPHESRMDVAERQQKLRSQYFFDCSCPACHTEKPKTAAGPSWEAFCCNGCGALMQGDAVLSCGSGSCTGSVSRDQLVCRLQHLQQQVGMAWKLLRNGKLEQAIQQLLGCRQDARSFLSAEHMMVGEIEDDLAQAYAALGDWQKSASHLQKSLQVVEARHGPSSVEMGHELFKLAQVLFNGFAVPEALNTIQKAEKVLLVHCGPQSSEIQELQEMRSCLLDLPPTPVGPLVYCPTGREPWQMK, encoded by the exons ACCTGAAGATGaggtgtttttaaaaagactttctaGAGGTTACTTGGTGGAAAAGGACCCCAACGCCCCCCTTTtctacagaaaagaaggaaacaaaaaattccagaaGAAGGATTACACAGGAGCGGCAGTGCTGTACTCTAAG GGAGTTTCTCATTCAAGGCCTAACACTGAGGACATTTCACTGTGCTATGCCAATCGCTCTGCAGCCCTCTTCCACCTGGGTCAGTATGAA aCATGTCTTGAAGACATTGAAAGAGCACAGATGCATGGGTATCCAGAAAGACTGAAACCCAAAATGATGTTGCGAAAGGCAGAATGCCTGGTGACCCTGGGGAGACTACAGGAGGCGAAGCAGACCATCAGTGATCTTGAGAGGAACTTCACTGCCAAACCAACCCTGGAAGCTCCCTCCTGTCAAATTCTGCAGAGAAACCTCCATCATCTGAAGATGAAGGTACAAGAAAAGAAGACTGTCCCAGAAACATTCCCAGGAGCTGTCACTAAAGCCTTTGAGGATATAGACATAAGGGAAGAGAACAAACGCATTTCCAGTGCATCATCATCTGTTGGCTTGTGCACAGACCCTGTAAAAGGCCGCTATCTGGTTGCCACAAAAGACATCCTCCCAGGAGAGCTCCTGGTAAAGGAGGACGCTTTTGTGATTGTCCTTAACCCAGGAGAAATGCCACCTCTGCATCATGGCTTAGAAAGCAAGTGGGATACTAGAGTTACCAATGGGGACCTCAACTGTCATCGATGTTTGAAGCACACTTTGGCCACAGTGCCCTGCAATGGATGCAGCTATGCCAAGTATTGCAGTAAAGAGTGTTTGCAGCAAGCCTGGGAGCTCTACCATAGCTCAGAGTGTGCTGTAGGGGGCCTGCTTCTCACACTGGGTGTCTTTTGCCATGTTGCCCTGAGGTTGACTCTGTTGGCTAGGTTTGAGAACATTGGTAAAGTTATAAAGAAGCTTTGTGATGAGATTAGTAACAAGGACATCTCTTTACCTGAAAGCAAGAATCTGGTCAAGACACTCGGTGACAGCCACGGGGAGAGTGAGGAAACTGGCAAAATAGTTGAGATCCCAATTCCTGGATGCAATATtaatggaaaatatgaaaataattacaaTGCTGTCTTCAACCTCTTGCCCCATACTGAAAACCATAGCCCAGAGCACAAATTCCTCTGTGCCATCAGTGTCTCTGCACTGTGCAGGCAGCTCGAAGCAGCCAGCTTGCTGGCCTTCACCCCAGGCCTGAAGTCCTCTAAGCTAAAAGCAGCAGTGGCTACTGAATTGTGTGCAGATTTGAATATTTGGGGAGTGGCCATGCTGCGACACATGTTACAGCTACAGTGCAATGCTCAGGCAATAACTACCATACAACAGACAG GGTCTAAAGAGAGCATCATTACCACCAGCAGGCAGATACGCCTTGCCACAGGCATCTTTCCTGTTGTCAGTCTCCTGAACCACTCCTGCAGGCCCAACACCAGCGTGTCTTTCACAAACACTGTCGCCACCATTCGGGCAGCACAGCAGATTGGAAGAGGGCAAGAGATTCTCCACTGCTATG GGCCTCATGAGAGCCGGATGGATGTTGCTGAAAGGCAGCAGAAGCTGAGGTCTCAGTACTTCTTTGACTGTAGCTGTCCAGCTTGCCACACTGAGAAGCCCAAAACAGCTGCAGGGCCCAGCTGGGAAGCCTTCTGTTGTAACGGTTGTGGCGCGCTCATGCAG GGAGATGCTGTGCTGAGCTGTGGCAGTGGATCTTGTACAGGATCCGTCAGCAGGGACCAGCTGGTCTGTCGGTTACAGCACCTTCAGCAACAGGTTGGGATGGCCTGGAAGCTTCTCAGAAATGGTAAACTAG AGCAAGCCATTCAGCAGTTGTTGGGATGCCGGCAAGATGCCAGAAGCTTCCTGTCGGCAGAGCACATGATGGTGGGGGAGATTGAGGATGACCTGGCCCAGGCCTATGCTGCCTTAG GGGACTGGCAAAAGTCTGCTAGCCATCTGCAGAAGAGTTTGCAAGTGGTTGAGGCCCGCCATGGGCCATCCAGTGTTGAAATGGGCCATGAGCTCTTCAAACTGGCCCAGGTCTTGTTCAATGG GTTTGCAGTACCTGAAGCTCTGAATACCATACAGAAGGCAGAAAAGGTCTTATTGGTACACTGTGGCCCTCAGAGCAGCGAGATCCAAGAACTCCAAGAGATGAGGTCCTGTTTATTGGACTTGCCACCCACCCCTGTTGGGCCTTTGGTGTACTGCCCCACAGGAAGGGAGCCCTGGCAGATGAAGTGA